The Salarias fasciatus chromosome 11, fSalaFa1.1, whole genome shotgun sequence genomic interval TGAGGTAATAAAAGGTACTTATCCAATAAAGGAGGGAATGAAGGAAAAGAGGACTAATTATGGTATTAGTATTATATTATTAGGATTTTGAGCAACACTTTAACAATCTCCCCCTTCGAGGTAGACGTGACGTAAAGGAAGAAACGCACATCGCACCTACAAAACACCCATGAGATGTAGATAAGAGCATGCTGTGGTGAGCACTAAATAAAAACGCCCTAAAACACTAAAAGCAATCATAAAGGGGCAGCGAACAAAACACCGCATCACGTTCTGAGCAGTACTAATTAAAAGCGGGCGAAATTACGCTTTAGGTTCAAAAGCGTGGGTCGTACAGATAAGAAAAGACTGTTAACACCTGCCTGGACTCTCAGGAAATGCTTGTAAAAAGCTTTCTGCAGAGGCTTGCATGTATGATAATGCACTGTAAAAATCATCCTCATTTATTGTCTGATGCATCGCTTCCTGTCCTCACGTGTAACATCACAGTCAACGTTATGGTGAAGggttttaactgtattttttaGAGTGTTTAGAATATCCTCACAATAACACCGTGAATggttctgttgtttttccatcagGTGCGTTTATGATTCCGTTTCTGATCCTGCTGGTTCTTGAAGGCATCCCCCTTCTCCATCTGGAGTTCGCCATTGGTCAGCGTCTGAGAAGAGGCAGCTTGGGCGTGTGGTCTTCTATTAATCCCGGTTTGGCTGGGATTGGTAAGCAACACGGAACATTTGCAACAACTAACGGTGCCCTCTGTGAACTCATAACTAACTCATGTCTAAAACCGCCACGGCAGGTATTGCATccatgtgtgtgtctctgatgGTCAGCCTCTATTACAACACCATCATTGCCTGGATCATGTGGTACTTCTTCAACTCCTTCCAAGAGCCGCTGCCTTGGAGCCAATGTCCCATGAACGCCAACTCATCAGGTAGAGATGGCTCGTGCTACATTCCTGCGGGACGTCAGGCGACGTGGGGAACTAATGATTTCAGTGGCGCCCTGTGAATTCTGTCAGGATTGATCTCGGAGTGTGAGAGGAGCTCCCCCGTGGATTACTTCTGGTACAGGGAGACCCTGAACACGACTCCGACGATCGAAGAGAGCGGCGGGCTGCAGTGGTGGCTGCTGTTGAGTCATATCTGTGCCTGGTCTGTTCTCTACATCTGCATCATCCGTGGGATTGAGACCACGGGGAAGGTAGAGCACTCTTCACCACCGAGCCAGACCCTGTTTTCAGTACATTTAAACAGTCGGCCCCATTTTCTTTTCCCCAGGCTGTGTATGTGACTTCTACCCTTCCCTATGTGGTGCTCACAATATTTCTGATCAGAGGATTGACCCTGAAGGGCTCAATCGATGGGATCAAGTTTCTCTTCACACCAAATGTAAGCTGCGTTTTCAAAATTATTTCATCAATCACTCTGGATTTACAAATAATTGTGAAATGACTACTCACCTTGTCAGGTTTGTTGAAACTACGCTGTAGCAAAATAATACCCTGCTGTTTTAGTTCTTGATCTTGTTTCCCTAACTCTCTGTTCATTCTTTTTCCAGTTAGCAGAGCTGGCCAATCCAAAGACATGGCTGGATGCTGGTGCACAGGTTTTCTATTCGTTCTCTCTGGCATTTGGCGGTCTCATTTCATTCTCCAGCTACAACTCTGTACAGTAAGTTGTTacacattttttcattaaaaaaaaaaaaaaaactaaattttcAACAACAAATATCTCCGTCTTTTAGTAACAATTGTGAGCAGGATGCTGTGATCATCTCCATCATCAACGGTATCACCTCTGTGTATGCTGCCACTGTCATTTACACCATCATTGGCTTCAGAGCAACACAGAGATTTGACAACTGTGTTTCTGGGTAAttcttcttttctattttttcattACACGACACGTTCTGTTTCAGGAACGAATTGTTCTTATCAGCTCCTTTCTGGTTTTAGAAACATCCTGGCATTACTGAACACATTTGACCTTGCTGAGGGCAACGTCACTGACGGCAACTACGATCAGGTTCTTCAACACCTTAATCAAACACACCCAGACGTTATTGAAAGGTTGGATCTGAAAACCTGCAACTTGGGAACATTCCTCAGCGAGGTACGATTTCCGTCAGATGCACAGGCACAGTGCATGGACAGAGCTAAATGAGCATCACGTGTTCTGCTTGGCTCCAGGGAGTGGAAGGAACTGGTTTGGCCTTCATTGTGTTCACTGAGGCCATCACCAAGATGCCCCTCTCACCGCTGTGGGCGGTCCTTTTCTTCATCATGCTCTTCTGCCTCGGCCTGTCCTCGATGTTTGGAAACATCGAGGGAGTTATGGTGCCACTGCAAGACCTCAAAGTTTTTCCTAAGACTTGGTCAAAAGAAGCAACCACTGGTAACCTTTTCCTCAGAACGGAGCGAATAAACATCACTTCTTATACTTCAATTCACTtatcaaactttaaaaaaaaaactgtgatgttTTTAAACTGCTTGTTAATAACCTTGACTGCACTTTGACCACAGTAATAGAGCAAAATGCTCAACTTGTTAAACCAGCTGTAGTTAATGTAATACTAGAAAGTGCATCAGCAGTCTTACTTTCCTGAGCTCTAATCCAACACTGACCATGTCACCACTTACTATGATGAGAAGAAAATATTTGATGGGTTCTCCAGTCTTGCATGTgtgaaacagttaaaaaaacaaaaaaaaaaaagagagagaatgtgtgaaattcttctttgtgtttcttcagcGATAACCTGCCTCGCCTGCTGCCTGGTGAGTCTGCTGTTCCTGCAAGGTTCAGGAAGCTACTGGCTCTCGTTGTTTGACACCTACGGTGGATCCATCCCTCTGCTGGTCGTCGCTTTCTGCGAGATGTTCTCAGTCGTTTACATATACGGGATAGACAGGTGATAAGAGACAGACATTAGCTTATACGCTCAGTTCCTTCACAGAGAAGTCGTCATGATTTATCAAATACACCTGCTTGTACAACTAAACCGTTGTAATCATACTTCTATACAGCTCTCGGTTATTTTGATCTCACAGTAATGATAGTATGGCATGTGTGTTTACTTTTCCTCCAGATTCAATGACGACATAAAGTTCATGATTGGACACAAACCAAACTTTTTCTGGCAAGCATCGTGGAGAGTCATCAGCCCACTCATCATGCTTTTCATTCTGATTTTCTACTTCATCACTGAAGTTTCTGAAGAGCTCCTTTACAAAACCTGGGACCCTGACTCAGTAAGTACACACCGAAAACTCCACATATTGATCTTTACAAGGACAGCAATCATAAACTACACAACAATTTatcttgctctctctctttatctgcAGGAACAATTCCCAACACTTACAGAAAAGCTGTATCCAGTCTGGGTCTATGTGGCCATCTTCATATTGGCTGGTATACCCACCATCGCAGTGCCGCTTGTCGCTCTCTGGAAATGTTtacagaggaagagggggaaaGATTCACACGACTTTGATCTGTCGTGACAAGACACACAAAATGTCAccccaaaaaaatctaaattagtATAAAATGTTCTTGATACTTCAAAGATGAAATGATAATATTGCTCAAGTCTCAAGTATGAACTTCCCAGTTCCCCTATTTGCATTTGTGAGGACATTCCTTACTCCAAAGCGATGAATCATTACCGAAAACTCAGTTTTCAGtggaaaactttgttttctcttgcttCTCCCACAGCAGATGATCTACCAGCTTTAACCTATTTGTCAATCAGTGATGCAGCTTTCTTCAGTGCTTCCCtcggaaaaaaataacatccaCGGAGAAACACTCCCAGCGCTCGGACCTGAAACAGCATAATTAAATGGACGCCTCTCTGACTGACTCCATGAGATATGAAAACAccctttttaattttctcatttttaatgcgcATCATTAGATGGTGAAGGTGGTGCATTCATAACAATGTGGGACAGGTAGGGACTTGTGTTTGTGGGATAATAGTGCACACATCAAGCATAATGTCTGAACAGAAGTGATGTAATCCTTGCAACTGTTCTCAAAGCACTGGTGTACAGCAAATTGTTGAATCTTTGAATCCTTGACAGAGTgtttacatgtttgtgtttacttTCGCTaagaaattcaacaaaaaaaaaaaaaaattaaattaaccCTCAAGAACCCAAACTCATGTCTTCTGCATTTTAAATAATGACTGATATGCAGTAGACACTACAGATCACAGAAACCCAACTGCTGCTGGGTCGTAAAGGTATTCTTCATCTGAAATACATAAACCAAAAACTAGCATTCAGCCtaaatgagtcatttttttcctcgtctttttggttgtttacttttttctgcagcttttttccGCCCTGTCACATGTGCTCCCCTCGCTCGTCTGGCTGGCAGATGTTTGGGAATCTTATGGGAACCAAACTATTGCATAACCTCAACAAAATGCCCAACACAAGTCACTGTGGGATTTCACATGCTTCAGCATGCAGTGCATGATGGGGGCATGTGACGGCTGCGTCACCGCGAATCCTCGTGGGTTAAAGAAGGTTTCTTATCTCAGGCTTCAGGCCGACCCTTCAGTGTGTCCGCGGACACTTGTGGTTTGTGTTTAACAGATTCTCTCTGAGGCTGGGAGGACGGTTGCCCCAGAGGGACCTGTCGTGTGTGCACGTGTTTGTCCAGCTGGTGTCAGTGTTGTGCATAGTGGGAAGTGAAGTGGCAATTTATAGCTTTTTGTGTTTGCCTTGAAATCATAAATTTCCTGAAACTCCTTGATGGTTATTTCTTCTTATCAACATCATATCATGCttattttcataaaattttCTCAATAAAGCAGCTGCACAATTTACACAGCTTCAAGAACCAACAAGACACTGACAAATCAAACGCTGCCTCTGCTATTCTCCATATACAAACATGTAGAACCACGTCAAGTCTGACAGGACTAATGTTTCGGTCAGTGACAgattttgtattattttcatttactgATTATATTTCAAATTTTCAAAAGCAGATCAATCGTCCCTAATACTAGACATATATCTCAAAACAACATCTCGGCTTGTACAACTCCAGCCATTCATTAGAAAAAACTGGGAAAAACCACGcaaaatatacacttttaaACATATTCTACACAAATCAATCATTTAGGGAAAacaattttctcatttttaaaactATCTACGGTAAATGATAGTGAATGAATGTAATGAAACCCCCatataaaatgaaaactcaTAAAATGTACTGCTGACTCTAAACATATGAATATAATTGAAAAGTCAAGTACTTTATaacattttaaacataaaaAGTACATCTGGTTTTATGAAAATCACACAGATTTAATACTTTGAGAtatgtatttcattttcaaagctaAAGTTAATCTCCCAAACAATGGCTGAAGTATTACTATTTCTATATAGGTTTCACAATTTGAAATAGCTATTCATAGGACACTCACTGAAATCCTGTGATTCAAAGTCTTTATACTGTATATCATTGCCATATAAAGCCCTATGTTCTATTGAGATCATACTGAAACAAATTAACCGTTTCCACTATAAATATTATCAAAATTAGAAATATTTCTCCTCTCTTGATTACCTTTTTACTGTGTCACTTTAAAAAATGCACAAGAGGCTTCATCAAAGGAAAGGGACTCAATAGGAGGTCCTCGTTTAGAATGGTTCAAAAAGGAAGTCACAAAAAATTTCATCTTCATGACAATCTTCAGTGAACATTACTATTTTGAAAGGATCAGAGAGAAATTTAGAGACTTCCAAATACGATCAGTGGGACTATAAAATACTAAACCtcttcatattttttaaattcctgAAGCTGCACCTCTTTATGTAAACCGAGCTTAAACAAGACTTAGGACTTACACAAGTGGTGAAACTAATTCAAACACTCGGTGCCTGATCTAATCAATGCAAGACAGATTACAAAAGGCTGGTATTGAAGATCACCTTTTTggttgtttgattaaaaaagacaACAGTTAATTTCCTGTATTGATGGTTTCAATGGGAGACGAAGAGCATGAGAGAGAACTTGGTTTGTGATTAGCACATTATCAGCTTCTCctcaaaacaaatatttgcacTAAAATTAGAAAATCAAGCAAAACCGCATTTGCCTATCTGTGTATTAGCACTGAATTTATAAGTTCAGCTAGCATATGTGTTTCTACTATTGATACAAAAGATCTTAAGAATcacataatttatttttttgcctatTTCCTGCTCAGCTCTGACGGTGAATACTGATGTAATGTTGCATGATGTGTCTTCATGCGGACTTTTTGCACATGGGGAGTGCGTGTGGGTGTACGAGTGCAGCGGGCCTGTGCACGCGTCAGTGGAGAGTGCATGCTTGTGCTCGCTGaccatgtgcatgtgtgtattttgaGTCATACGCAGTGGGCCTTTTTGTGGTGTGGGTGGACGGTGATATTGTCCCTGGAGGGTCACGTGCTGTGGAATATGCTGGCTGCCTTTGTTGTCTCTCTGCCCGTTCTGCTTTTCTGGCACTTTCATTCAACGGTGCACTTGAACACTGTGATGTTATTAAGCCATTCAAACTACTACAGCTTGAATTCCAGCTCTCCGGAAAGACTAGCATCCCAATGTAGGATACATGGCACAAGATACACCGTCGAGGAACAACAGCAAGGACTGAGTGCAGCTTTGGAACAACAGGTGACATTTGACCCTGCTTTGACTGGCGAGCACATTCATTACTGACAACTAAAAACTGCATTCATGCAAGGTAAAACGATCCCTGTTTTCTCACTACTGCCAAATATAATGACATAATGAAATATATTTCCATATTGAGTGTGAAACTGTGTTAATtgctttacattttaaatgaatttcatGTGAATGATGCTGGAATGTTTAGATTTTATGTGCTAAAAATGTGCTTTGGGCAGAttgtggtgtttgtttgtttggttcaaatagctttttgttttcttgatgtTGCTGAACCTTGTTTGGATGGATGACAGAAAGAAATATGTATTTAATTAGTTTTTACAAGACTGCCACACATCGACTGTTGCTGTTCTATAATTGCTTTTCAGTGCAATAATAAGCCAATCACCATTTACTGTGTGAGTGGTGCCTGTGGTTCATTGACAACAAAGTAATTTAGTATTAAAAATTAATTTCCAACTCTTTTCAAAAATCCTTCgccagttttgttgttttcacctTCACTCCCTGTCCAGGCAATGTCTCAGCGCGCAGATGCTTCTCAGTGTGGTGGAGTCGTGGTCGAGTTCGAGTCTGACGACGTCAGGGAAGCAAGGGCGAAGAAAGCTATGAGTATACCAGGTGAACTTCAGATTAACTCTCACTACGACCTGTGCAACGAGGGTTCAGTTAATTTAATGTGTCTTTTTACTGTACTCATGTATTCACTTGCAAGGTTCAGCTCTTATCTACCTCAAGGGTCCCAAGTTTCTGATCTATGTCAGTGGAGCGCTGTCAATGTGGGTAAGAATCAAACCTGCACGGTAATATTTAGCTAAGACAGTCAGCTTACTGATCAGCACGCTGGCCAAGAATCACAAAACAGCTCATAGTGACGACCTTCTGGTCAACAGGGCGACCGCATGTGGCATTTCGCAATCTCTGTGTTCCTGATTGAGCTGTACGGCCGAAACCTACTGTTGACTGCCGTGTTTGGACTGGTGGTGGCCGGGTCGGTGCTCCTGCTTGGGGCTTTGATTGGAGACTGGGTCGATCGCAATCCCAGGAATAAAGGTATGCACAACAATTTCACAGCCATTTAAATATCTCAAGAAGCAGCATGTGACAGAACAGTGATAGAGATCAGTGGATTTCAATCTTGGGCCAAGAATTTTGCTGGTTTCCTATCCCACCTGGTGGCGAATTCCTTTTACTCGATGTCTCGGGGGTAAATCAGTCCCTGATTTGATAGCTAGACTCAACCAGCAGGACTCAAGGCACAAGGTTCACAGCCACTGACTCATATCTGTCAAGGCTCCAgttcagtttcagaaaaataaGCAATGTATATCAGAAACTCTAAaacatctctctctgtcttctgttttaGTTGCACATGCGTCTCTTTTCATTCAGAACATCTCGGTGACCGTGTGTAGCATTGTGCTCATGTTGGTCTTCTCATATAAGCAGAAGATTGAACAAATCTGGGATGGATGGCTTACTGTGAGTAAACGCGCTACGCCAACACATTAATGTCATGACCTTGTAGCAGATTGATCACTGTGATTCTTGCTCAGAAGAGTGATTGCTGTCATTCCCTCTGTCCTGTGCCCATGTTGTCTCTGCTTCTGAGCTTGTGGCTACTCTGTGCTGTCATAGTAACATGTTGCGTCGCAAAACTCACACAAGGTGGTTTGTTATACGGTGGTGATCATCCTGGCAGATGTGGCAAACCTCGCAAGCACAGCGCTGACCATTGCCATTCAGAGGGATTGGATTGTGGTTATCACAGGCTACAACCGAGGTCATCTAGCTGGTGAGAACCGTCGCGCTCTCTTAACGCACACGTTGGTTTAATGTCAGTGTTCGTCACGGTAAATCCTTGACTTATACGTGAATCTAAAACGGTACTGACCTGTCTCTTGCTCGAAGCGGTTCTGATGGAGACACATTAAACTCTTGTGTGTTTGATCCTGACAAAAGGAATGAATGCAACCATGAGGCGGATAGATCAGGTGACTAACATCCTGGCCCCACTGGCCGTGGGACAGGTCATGACCCTGGCCTCCAACGTGGTGGGCTGTGGCTTCATCCTGGGCTGGAACCTTGTGTCTCTCATTGTGGAGTTCTTCTTCCTGTCACGGGTGTACCGCATCGTCCCTGCTCTGTCAGTCAAACCGCCGATGGTGGAGGTGGATCAGGCGTTCCTGCAAAGCAGAGCAAGGAGAGGGTCACAAGGTAGGACATGATCCCACACTGCCTGCAGAGTTTAACAGCAAAGCACCACGAAAACGCACAAACAAGAGTTTAAAGGAACCATATAGCAAAAGATtagaattaaaatgttttaatctcaAATTTTTGTTTGAAGTAAGCAATAGAGAAAACATATAAAATTTAAGAACAGATAATCATGGAAATATATCAAAATCAGTATAAACACATACACTGaatgtaatgaaatatttttctttagCTTTCAacatatgtgaaaaaaatggaattaaaatcATGAGAAATTACCTTTAAAAATGTAAGTCATAAAAATAGCAATTCTAATGATAATTACATCAACAGACAGAAGTAATTGGAGGCAATGCCACAGGAGTCGTTTCAGTTTAATAAGATTTAATGAGTGTGTTAAGACGCAATCCTCGAGCAGTGGGTGAATTTCAGCTCAAGGATTTTAATGTATCAGAACTGATGCTAACATAACTTGAAGAGTCTAACAGAGCAATACAACCATCTGAGTAATTAGACTCGTAAAGTTAATGAAAAGAAGTGATGGATGACATTTCTCTGTCTCCTCAGGTGAAGGCAGCACCGCACGGCCTCAGTCTCTGACAGAAGGAAACTGCAACTCCAGAGTGCACCTCAAAGAAATCGCCAACCTGCCGCTGTGTTTCCGGAGGTTTCGCTGGCTGGTCAGCACCTGTAAAGACGGCTGGAGGGCCTACTACCGCCAGCCCGTCTTCCTGGCAGGAATGGGACTGGCTTTCCTCTACACCACGGTCCTGGGATTCGACTGCATCACGACCGGCTACGCCTACACGCAGGGCATCAGCGGATCCCTCCTCAGCCTGCTGATGGGAGTGTCGGCGATAACGGGCCTGATGGGCACCGTGATGTTCACCCGACTCAGGAAGACCTACGGCCTGGTTAACACAGGCATCATCTCGAGCTGCATCCACCTGAGCTgcttgctgctgtgtgtgtgctccgTGTTTGCCCCGGGCAGCCCAATGGATCTCAGCTTGCTGATGCCCTACATTACCTCCAATTCCTCTGTTGAGCTTGGAGTTATGGCCAGCCAGaggcaaaaacacacttttcctcTGACGGGCGGCAGCAATCAGCCACTGCTGCCCGACCGCTCCTCCATCCACTGGACCAACAACACTGTACTTTTTGACAACGTGCCGTCTGGCACAGCGCCAGAGTCTTACATCTCCATTATTCTGCTGTTCTTGGGTGTCATCACTGCACGCATTGGTGAGTACACAAGCATGCAAAGCTGCCTGCATTCAGTGGCCTCGAAAAACCAATCATCTACACGTTCACATACGATGATGAAGAGCATACTGTGAGCTGCAGAGGTTGACTGCACACACCGACATGGTGGATATTATCAGCCAATAGCAGTTCATTATAATTATGTTGCAATTTATTTTCGGCAAAGTCAAATTGATACTGTGAAGCATGAAAGCAACACGTTATCTTTCCACAGGGCATCATTGTACTCTGAAGTGCTCCACTTTGTACCTACTGTTACAGCCTCTGTGTGATGTGCATTTCAATGTCAGGACTCAAAATGCGTCATGGCAGGTTGCCCCCCAATTGGAGCATTTAACGAAATATTAGGCATCTTGAACATAAGGCATAATCAAGATCCAATGAATCTTTTTTTCTATTACACTAGTTTTGTTTAAAGAACTGTAAAATACCATGCTGCTTTAATGACTTCAGTTCAAGTTATGAACTTGACTGGTATCTGTTCCAGGTCTGTGGTCCTTCGACTTGACTGTgactcagctcctccaggagaaCATCTGTGAGTCCGAGAGA includes:
- the slc6a19b gene encoding solute carrier family 6 member 19b; this encodes MKLKFPNPGLEDRILSHQQLDKLEEEEAGDRPKWDNKAQYMLTCVGFCVGLGNVWRFPYLCQSHGGGAFMIPFLILLVLEGIPLLHLEFAIGQRLRRGSLGVWSSINPGLAGIGIASMCVSLMVSLYYNTIIAWIMWYFFNSFQEPLPWSQCPMNANSSGLISECERSSPVDYFWYRETLNTTPTIEESGGLQWWLLLSHICAWSVLYICIIRGIETTGKAVYVTSTLPYVVLTIFLIRGLTLKGSIDGIKFLFTPNLAELANPKTWLDAGAQVFYSFSLAFGGLISFSSYNSVHNNCEQDAVIISIINGITSVYAATVIYTIIGFRATQRFDNCVSGNILALLNTFDLAEGNVTDGNYDQVLQHLNQTHPDVIERLDLKTCNLGTFLSEGVEGTGLAFIVFTEAITKMPLSPLWAVLFFIMLFCLGLSSMFGNIEGVMVPLQDLKVFPKTWSKEATTAITCLACCLVSLLFLQGSGSYWLSLFDTYGGSIPLLVVAFCEMFSVVYIYGIDRFNDDIKFMIGHKPNFFWQASWRVISPLIMLFILIFYFITEVSEELLYKTWDPDSEQFPTLTEKLYPVWVYVAIFILAGIPTIAVPLVALWKCLQRKRGKDSHDFDLS
- the LOC115396869 gene encoding LOW QUALITY PROTEIN: solute carrier family 40 member 1 (The sequence of the model RefSeq protein was modified relative to this genomic sequence to represent the inferred CDS: substituted 1 base at 1 genomic stop codon), with the protein product MSIPGSALIYLKGPKFLIYVSGALSMWGDRMWHFAISVFLIELYGRNLLLTAVFGLVVAGSVLLLGALIGDWVDRNPRNKVAHASLFIQNISVTVCSIVLMLVFSYKQKIEQIWDGWLTVVCYTVVIILADVANLASTALTIAIQRDWIVVITGYNRGHLAGMNATMRRIDQVTNILAPLAVGQVMTLASNVVGCGFILGWNLVSLIVEFFFLSRVYRIVPALSVKPPMVEVDQAFLQSRARRGSQGRTXSHTACRSLTEGNCNSRVHLKEIANLPLCFRRFRWLVSTCKDGWRAYYRQPVFLAGMGLAFLYTTVLGFDCITTGYAYTQGISGSLLSLLMGVSAITGLMGTVMFTRLRKTYGLVNTGIISSCIHLSCLLLCVCSVFAPGSPMDLSLLMPYITSNSSVELGVMASQRQKHTFPLTGGSNQPLLPDRSSIHWTNNTVLFDNVPSGTAPESYISIILLFLGVITARIGLWSFDLTVTQLLQENICESERGVVNGVQSSMNYLMDLLHFIMVISAPQPHHFGILVIISVLFITTGHTMYFLYAHKAKRKSHLNT